One part of the Candidatus Tumulicola sp. genome encodes these proteins:
- the tilS gene encoding tRNA lysidine(34) synthetase TilS — translation MAVAARAAQACDLLGVPEDEPRLLVACSGGSDSGATLLLIRHARANAQLFACYLDHGLRPPADIKRDIAAVRAQARASDARVLVERLQPGAGPNSPRHAASSTSVEARAREFRYETLLRVAREVGARFVITGHQRDDLVESTLLALTRGAGIDGVAAMRPRRRLGRGVDLVRPLLWASKEQLEAVLASRNIPHALDATNADLRLRRNSVRALLRELEMVAPGTSGAIARGAALLREDQVLLQDLTAQAWHVCRANGGSELSVAKLRALPRAMLRRVIRHAVREVQGNARDFHFSHCDAVARAILERRGGRFHAGATSIVLSAGRMMVDSSAHVARPAAHELLVPSARSTNKTPWGTLSLTHGPARKGALALDAKQFPPGTKLHVRLPRVGDKVVPAGRSRPVPLARFLAKAGVPNPRRGAVPLLCKGDTIVAVLGMRPMEPYTARAGGKVLSVALNADNSKE, via the coding sequence GTGGCCGTGGCCGCGCGCGCCGCGCAAGCCTGCGATCTGCTGGGCGTGCCTGAAGACGAACCCCGCCTCCTCGTAGCGTGCTCCGGAGGCTCGGACAGCGGCGCGACGCTGCTGCTGATCCGGCACGCTCGGGCCAACGCGCAGCTCTTCGCCTGCTACCTGGATCATGGGCTGCGGCCGCCCGCCGACATCAAACGCGACATCGCAGCGGTGCGCGCGCAAGCCCGCGCCAGCGATGCCCGAGTTCTTGTAGAGCGGCTCCAGCCCGGTGCGGGTCCGAACTCTCCTCGGCACGCCGCGTCGAGCACGTCGGTGGAAGCGCGCGCGCGCGAATTCCGCTACGAGACGCTCCTGCGCGTGGCGCGTGAGGTCGGCGCGCGTTTCGTGATCACCGGGCACCAGCGCGACGACCTGGTCGAATCGACATTACTGGCGTTGACGCGCGGCGCTGGGATCGACGGCGTTGCCGCCATGCGTCCGCGCCGGCGGCTTGGCCGCGGAGTGGATCTGGTCCGGCCCCTGCTGTGGGCGTCGAAGGAGCAGCTCGAAGCGGTGCTTGCGAGTCGGAACATTCCGCACGCTTTGGACGCCACCAACGCCGATCTTCGCCTGCGACGCAACAGCGTGCGCGCCCTGCTGCGCGAACTCGAAATGGTCGCGCCCGGCACGTCGGGCGCCATCGCCCGCGGCGCCGCGCTGCTGCGCGAAGATCAGGTGCTGCTCCAAGATCTCACCGCGCAAGCATGGCACGTCTGCCGCGCGAACGGCGGGTCTGAACTGTCGGTCGCCAAACTGCGCGCGCTTCCGAGAGCGATGCTGCGCCGCGTGATCCGCCACGCCGTCCGCGAAGTCCAAGGCAACGCTCGCGATTTTCATTTCAGTCACTGCGACGCCGTCGCGCGCGCGATCCTCGAACGGCGCGGCGGCAGGTTCCACGCAGGCGCGACGAGCATCGTGCTCTCCGCCGGCCGAATGATGGTCGACTCCAGCGCGCATGTCGCAAGGCCGGCAGCGCACGAACTGCTCGTGCCAAGCGCGCGAAGTACGAACAAAACGCCGTGGGGAACGTTGAGCCTAACCCACGGTCCGGCGCGCAAGGGTGCGCTGGCGCTGGACGCCAAGCAGTTTCCGCCGGGCACCAAGCTGCACGTCAGGCTACCTCGCGTAGGCGACAAAGTCGTTCCCGCCGGGCGCAGCCGGCCCGTGCCGCTCGCGCGCTTCTTGGCCAAGGCCGGCGTTCCCAATCCGCGGCGCGGCGCCGTACCGTTGCTCTGTAAAGGGGACACGATCGTCGCGGTGCTGGGGATGCGCCCCATGGAGCCCTACACGGCGCGCGCAGGGGGAAAGGTCCTCTCGGTCGCGTTGAACGCCGATAATAGTAAGGAATGA
- the hpt gene encoding hypoxanthine phosphoribosyltransferase, protein MKQALTRDGELGQVVFTADDIQRAIARMAEQIRTDYKGEPILLVGILKGAVLFSADLMRALADYPVSVDFMVVSSYGTGREGAGDVRLLKDLDRNPADQNVIIVEDIVDEGLTLEYLLGNLKSRDVRSLRACALVNKPFHRKVDVRVDYVGLVAPDAFLVGYGLDYQERYRNLPYICKLSTS, encoded by the coding sequence ATGAAACAAGCCCTGACGCGTGACGGAGAACTAGGCCAAGTCGTCTTCACCGCCGACGATATCCAGCGCGCCATCGCGCGCATGGCCGAACAGATCCGCACCGACTACAAGGGCGAACCGATTCTCCTCGTGGGCATCCTCAAAGGCGCCGTGCTCTTCAGCGCCGACCTCATGCGGGCGCTCGCCGACTACCCGGTATCGGTCGATTTCATGGTGGTCAGTTCGTATGGCACCGGACGCGAGGGAGCAGGCGACGTGCGCCTGCTCAAGGACCTCGATCGCAACCCCGCCGATCAGAACGTGATCATCGTCGAGGACATCGTGGACGAAGGCTTGACGCTTGAATACCTGCTCGGCAACCTCAAGAGCCGCGACGTCCGCAGCCTGCGCGCCTGTGCGCTCGTGAACAAGCCCTTTCACCGCAAGGTCGACGTCCGCGTCGATTATGTGGGATTGGTCGCACCCGACGCCTTCCTGGTAGGGTACGGTTTGGACTACCAAGAACGCTATCGCAATCTTCCATATATATGTAAACTTTCGACCTCGTAG
- the ftsH gene encoding ATP-dependent zinc metalloprotease FtsH — protein sequence MAKFIRNVLIWVGLAVLVALAIAYFKPNQSPKAVDYTTFIQQIQRSPESIHDVVIGANNEARVKMTGDAVETVQLPAGSATELTDLLLKKNIKVSGDGSQANAWPTWMILLNILPVIFVIIIFMVLMRQAQSGGSQALSFGRSRAKLLTENRPKVTFADVAGVDEAKQELAEVVEFLKYPKKFQNLGARIPKGLLLLGPPGSGKTLLARAIAGEAGVPFFSISGSDFVEMFVGVGASRVRDLFDQAKKSAPCIVFIDEIDAVGRQRGAGLGGGHDEREQTLNQLLVEMDGFDVNTGVILIAATNRPDVLDPALLRPGRFDRQVVVDRADVVGRAQILGVHSRNKPLAPDVKLETLARRTPGFSGADLENLLNEAALLAARQNKTQIDMKDCEEAIDRVVAGPERKSRIMSSREKEMVAYHESGHALVAKLLPHADPLHKVTIIPRGMSLGITMQLPTEDRYLMIKAEIIDRIMVMLGARAAEELIFHESTTGAYDDLQRATTLARKMVMEWGMSDKLGPMALGKKHEQVFLGRDIMEERNYSEEVASQIDIEVRLIIDTCYANSYHLLETNIDKLHRLAEALLERETVEGEDVDRLLSDAPQLVARKTPEPVAPEAAAAASQAPKEEKTRVKPGALPFPPPEPA from the coding sequence ATGGCCAAATTCATCCGAAACGTGCTCATCTGGGTAGGACTGGCGGTGCTGGTCGCCCTCGCCATTGCCTACTTCAAGCCCAACCAAAGCCCCAAGGCGGTCGACTACACGACCTTCATCCAGCAGATCCAGCGCTCGCCTGAGTCGATCCACGACGTCGTCATCGGCGCGAACAACGAGGCGCGCGTCAAGATGACCGGTGATGCGGTGGAGACCGTGCAGCTTCCGGCCGGTTCGGCCACGGAGCTCACCGATCTGCTGCTCAAGAAGAACATCAAGGTGAGCGGCGACGGCAGCCAGGCCAACGCGTGGCCGACCTGGATGATCCTGCTCAATATCTTGCCCGTCATCTTCGTCATCATCATCTTCATGGTGCTCATGCGCCAAGCGCAGTCAGGCGGCAGCCAGGCGCTGTCGTTCGGACGCAGCCGCGCCAAGCTGCTCACCGAGAACCGCCCCAAGGTCACGTTCGCCGACGTCGCCGGCGTTGACGAGGCCAAGCAAGAACTCGCAGAAGTCGTCGAGTTCCTCAAGTATCCGAAGAAGTTCCAGAACCTCGGCGCGCGCATCCCGAAAGGCCTGCTCCTGCTCGGCCCGCCGGGCAGCGGCAAGACGCTGCTCGCGCGCGCGATCGCAGGCGAAGCCGGCGTGCCGTTCTTCTCGATCTCCGGTTCGGACTTCGTCGAGATGTTCGTGGGCGTGGGCGCGTCGCGCGTTCGCGACCTGTTCGATCAGGCCAAGAAGAGCGCGCCGTGCATCGTGTTCATCGACGAGATCGATGCCGTCGGCCGGCAGCGCGGCGCAGGCCTTGGCGGCGGCCACGACGAGCGCGAGCAGACGCTCAATCAGTTGCTGGTGGAGATGGACGGATTCGATGTCAACACCGGCGTCATTCTCATCGCTGCCACGAACCGGCCGGACGTGCTCGATCCGGCGCTGCTGCGGCCCGGCCGTTTCGACCGCCAGGTCGTCGTGGATCGTGCGGATGTGGTCGGACGGGCTCAGATCCTCGGCGTGCACTCGCGCAACAAGCCGCTCGCGCCCGATGTCAAGTTGGAAACGCTTGCCCGCCGTACGCCCGGATTCTCCGGCGCGGATCTCGAGAATCTGCTGAACGAAGCCGCGCTGTTGGCAGCGCGCCAGAACAAGACGCAGATCGATATGAAAGATTGCGAAGAGGCGATCGATCGCGTCGTGGCCGGACCGGAGCGCAAGAGCCGGATCATGAGCTCGCGCGAAAAAGAGATGGTCGCGTATCACGAGAGCGGCCATGCGCTGGTGGCCAAGTTGCTGCCCCACGCCGATCCGCTGCACAAAGTCACAATCATTCCGCGCGGCATGTCGCTTGGCATCACGATGCAGTTGCCCACCGAAGACCGCTACTTGATGATCAAGGCCGAGATCATCGATCGCATCATGGTGATGTTGGGTGCGCGCGCGGCGGAAGAACTCATCTTCCACGAGTCGACGACCGGCGCATACGACGATCTCCAGCGGGCTACCACCTTGGCGCGCAAGATGGTGATGGAGTGGGGGATGAGCGACAAGCTCGGTCCCATGGCGCTCGGCAAGAAGCACGAGCAGGTCTTCTTGGGCCGCGACATCATGGAGGAGCGCAACTACTCCGAAGAAGTGGCGAGCCAGATCGATATCGAGGTGCGCCTGATCATCGACACGTGCTACGCGAATTCGTACCACTTGCTCGAGACGAACATCGATAAGCTGCACCGCCTCGCAGAGGCGTTGCTCGAACGCGAGACGGTTGAAGGCGAAGACGTCGACCGTCTGCTGTCCGATGCGCCGCAGCTGGTCGCGCGCAAGACGCCCGAACCGGTCGCGCCCGAAGCCGCCGCGGCGGCCTCGCAGGCGCCGAAGGAAGAAAAGACCCGCGTCAAGCCGGGTGCGCTGCCCTTCCCTCCACCAGAACCCGCCTGA
- a CDS encoding insulinase family protein: protein MLKSLLLAPVAALLAATLSSSALALPLAPNETQLSDGLTVAARHATASPTVALEAWIICPSNGYDGAKPGIARLTGLSIASTKVAGASLRDLVRLEGGQISVSIFPGSTEIAIVAPAYAADRLADALVARVFHPTVDAAGFRDAKLRMAEQQLLASGNPALLLRDAVFNTLFVNGPFHASPFGTSSSLKAMTGADVQTFAGQAYQPGNAIVVAVGSVDEQAFLRRIASAAPPAGSVPAFPASAQTSPPAQPTMNGFADTAGVALGWVGPAVDDERASTAMDFISDYLTRPSYGLVAKALHTSNPAIEFSGQFITLRGAGVFYMSASADKLPVQLTADAMRAAMKPLLDGPLPGAEFARALDAFRTHTLRDAQTPQELADNYGWYFAQGAPAYTPSAIDPALSGDYFKRAAALTPDLIFRTAKTYLAGAPATVTVAPRPTSQTTTGDMPPQRVLTRGGSIR from the coding sequence ATGTTAAAATCCCTTTTGCTTGCCCCTGTCGCCGCGCTGCTCGCGGCGACGTTGTCATCCTCGGCACTCGCGTTGCCGCTCGCCCCGAACGAGACGCAGCTTAGCGACGGCCTCACCGTCGCCGCTCGTCATGCGACCGCTTCTCCCACCGTGGCGCTCGAAGCGTGGATCATCTGTCCGTCCAACGGCTACGACGGCGCGAAGCCGGGCATAGCGCGGCTCACCGGTCTGAGCATCGCAAGCACCAAAGTCGCCGGAGCATCTCTGCGCGACCTCGTGCGGCTCGAGGGCGGGCAGATCAGCGTCTCGATTTTTCCCGGCTCGACGGAGATCGCGATCGTCGCGCCGGCCTACGCGGCCGATCGCCTCGCCGATGCGCTCGTCGCCCGCGTCTTCCATCCGACCGTTGACGCGGCCGGCTTCCGCGATGCAAAGCTGCGCATGGCAGAGCAACAATTGCTGGCGTCTGGCAATCCGGCGTTGCTGCTGCGCGATGCGGTGTTCAACACGCTTTTCGTGAACGGGCCGTTTCACGCATCGCCTTTCGGCACGTCTTCGAGCCTGAAGGCGATGACGGGGGCCGACGTGCAGACCTTTGCGGGCCAAGCCTATCAGCCGGGGAATGCCATCGTGGTCGCGGTCGGCAGCGTCGACGAGCAGGCATTCCTGCGCAGGATCGCTTCGGCGGCTCCACCGGCGGGATCGGTACCCGCATTCCCAGCCTCGGCGCAGACCTCGCCACCGGCCCAGCCGACGATGAACGGCTTCGCCGATACGGCCGGTGTGGCGCTCGGCTGGGTAGGGCCGGCGGTCGACGACGAGCGCGCATCGACCGCAATGGATTTCATTTCGGACTACCTGACTCGGCCGAGCTACGGGCTCGTGGCCAAGGCGCTGCACACCTCGAATCCAGCCATCGAATTCTCCGGCCAATTCATCACGCTCCGGGGAGCCGGCGTGTTCTACATGAGCGCCTCCGCGGACAAGCTGCCGGTGCAGCTCACGGCTGACGCGATGCGAGCGGCGATGAAGCCGCTCCTCGACGGCCCCTTGCCGGGAGCGGAGTTCGCGCGCGCGCTCGATGCGTTCCGCACGCACACGCTTCGCGACGCGCAAACGCCGCAAGAGTTGGCGGACAACTATGGCTGGTATTTCGCGCAAGGTGCGCCGGCGTACACGCCGAGCGCCATCGACCCCGCGCTTTCGGGCGATTATTTCAAACGCGCCGCCGCGCTCACGCCCGACCTTATCTTTCGAACCGCCAAGACCTATCTCGCCGGCGCGCCTGCGACCGTGACCGTCGCGCCTCGGCCGACAAGTCAGACGACTACCGGCGACATGCCGCCGCAACGCGTGCTGACGCGCGGAGGCAGCATTCGATGA
- a CDS encoding pitrilysin family protein — MKLRHCSILFAALLLVGAAPQPDTNASFPAAARNALPNGVVIVSAPLADSPIAGAQVFVPAGLMQQPAGLAGIAALTASVVLRTPVERGASLTDLAANAGGSATYTVDPESTRFYIESRAADLPRLVRDLASAIANPDPAQIPMARAELVDQVSETAKSPVQVAYGMVRQVRYLGTGFAFPDGGRASTLSRMAAADVQRFAERYRHGNGTVVAILGAVSDNNVAAIGSAFSAWPAGAGAPAPQPAAVTRQSQVISHRNVESTWLALGYGAPSQFSKDFPAMLVIEALLGRGGDIHALSFGSAGAAMDAFVGTFYQYEARPGTFVIFLNGDSATITQAMSEMEAGVARLRGANLPADLLLRAKRLAIGDYLMSDSTLSDATWLLGRSAMSPDGLSFESELPARIAAVSAADVKRVAKQYLARETVAVVLPVAENR; from the coding sequence ATGAAGCTGCGCCACTGCTCGATCCTTTTCGCTGCGTTACTGCTGGTCGGCGCTGCTCCGCAGCCGGATACAAACGCGTCGTTCCCTGCCGCCGCGCGTAACGCGTTGCCGAACGGCGTCGTGATCGTTTCGGCGCCGCTTGCGGACTCGCCGATCGCGGGGGCGCAGGTCTTCGTGCCGGCGGGCCTCATGCAGCAGCCCGCGGGTCTGGCCGGCATCGCCGCGTTGACCGCGTCGGTCGTGCTGCGAACGCCCGTCGAGAGGGGCGCGTCGCTGACCGATCTCGCAGCGAACGCGGGTGGATCGGCGACCTACACCGTCGATCCCGAGTCCACGCGATTCTATATCGAAAGCCGCGCGGCCGATCTGCCCCGCCTCGTGCGCGATCTCGCGAGCGCTATCGCCAATCCGGACCCGGCTCAAATCCCGATGGCGCGCGCCGAGTTGGTGGATCAGGTTTCCGAGACCGCGAAGAGCCCTGTGCAAGTGGCTTATGGCATGGTTCGACAAGTGCGCTACCTCGGAACGGGCTTCGCGTTTCCGGACGGCGGTCGCGCTTCCACCCTTTCGCGCATGGCCGCCGCAGACGTGCAGCGTTTCGCCGAGAGGTATCGGCACGGCAACGGAACGGTGGTCGCGATCCTCGGAGCCGTTTCCGACAATAACGTCGCCGCCATCGGTTCGGCGTTCTCCGCCTGGCCGGCAGGCGCCGGCGCGCCGGCTCCCCAGCCCGCAGCCGTGACGCGCCAATCCCAGGTGATCTCGCATCGTAACGTCGAGTCGACGTGGCTGGCGCTCGGCTACGGCGCGCCCTCGCAGTTCTCGAAAGATTTTCCGGCGATGCTGGTCATCGAAGCGCTGCTCGGGCGCGGCGGTGACATCCACGCGTTGTCATTCGGGTCTGCGGGCGCCGCGATGGACGCTTTCGTCGGCACATTCTATCAATACGAAGCGCGTCCGGGCACATTCGTGATCTTCCTGAACGGCGACAGCGCTACCATCACGCAAGCGATGAGCGAGATGGAGGCCGGCGTCGCGCGGTTGCGCGGCGCGAACCTTCCCGCAGATCTGCTCTTGCGCGCCAAGCGCTTGGCGATCGGCGACTATCTCATGTCTGACTCGACCTTGTCCGATGCGACCTGGCTGCTCGGACGCTCGGCGATGTCGCCCGACGGCCTCTCCTTCGAGTCCGAATTGCCCGCGCGCATCGCGGCGGTGAGCGCAGCGGACGTCAAGCGGGTCGCGAAGCAGTATCTCGCGCGGGAAACCGTCGCCGTGGTCCTGCCGGTGGCCGAAAACCGCTAG
- a CDS encoding glycosyltransferase, whose translation MRTAFVHDYLTQLGGAERVLAEMHPLYPDAPIYTSLWDRKAVGSAFDGIDIRTTWLQRIPGGSRAFRALLPLYPRAFESLDLHAYDLVVSSTTSFAKGVLTRSDALHVSYVNTPTRFLWYPEEYANELTPAPLRPLLHAVLPGLRRWDYLAAQRPTRMIANSANVAARIRACYNRDCDIVPCPVDVDGFAPSDEIDDYYLVVARLLPYKRVALAIEACNAIGVRLVVVGSGPDESRLRRLAGPTVRFAGRVDDAQRRALYARARAVLVPGVEDFGLVALEAAASGRPAIAFAAGGSLETIVEGETGSFFHEATAEALAEKLRSFDPNAFDRRRLVAHAQAYSPQRFRERLRELIEGYL comes from the coding sequence GTGCGCACCGCGTTCGTCCACGATTATCTGACACAGCTCGGCGGCGCCGAACGCGTGCTTGCCGAAATGCACCCGCTCTATCCCGATGCGCCGATCTACACGTCCTTGTGGGATCGCAAGGCCGTCGGCTCCGCCTTTGACGGCATCGACATCCGCACGACTTGGCTGCAACGCATACCCGGAGGCTCCCGAGCGTTTCGCGCGCTGTTGCCGCTGTATCCACGGGCATTCGAGTCACTCGACCTTCATGCGTACGATCTTGTCGTTTCTTCGACGACGTCATTCGCAAAAGGCGTTCTGACCCGCAGCGATGCCCTGCACGTGTCATACGTCAACACGCCGACGCGCTTCTTGTGGTATCCGGAGGAATATGCGAACGAGCTCACGCCCGCGCCGCTGCGGCCCCTGCTGCACGCCGTGCTGCCGGGCTTGCGGCGTTGGGATTACCTCGCTGCCCAACGTCCTACGCGCATGATCGCGAACTCCGCAAACGTGGCGGCGCGGATCCGAGCGTGCTACAATCGCGACTGCGATATCGTGCCGTGTCCGGTGGACGTCGACGGCTTCGCGCCGTCCGATGAGATCGACGACTACTATCTCGTGGTGGCGCGCCTTTTGCCGTACAAGCGCGTCGCGCTCGCGATCGAAGCGTGCAACGCGATCGGCGTGCGCCTCGTCGTCGTCGGCAGCGGACCTGACGAGTCGCGCCTGCGCCGCCTAGCAGGCCCGACCGTGCGCTTTGCGGGGCGCGTCGACGACGCGCAGCGGCGAGCGCTGTACGCCCGCGCCCGGGCGGTGCTCGTGCCCGGCGTCGAAGATTTCGGTCTCGTCGCGTTGGAAGCGGCGGCGTCCGGCCGCCCCGCGATCGCGTTCGCAGCCGGAGGGTCGCTCGAAACAATCGTGGAAGGCGAGACCGGATCGTTTTTCCACGAAGCGACGGCGGAAGCTCTCGCTGAAAAGCTGCGATCGTTTGATCCGAATGCTTTTGATCGCAGGCGCCTCGTCGCGCACGCCCAAGCGTATTCGCCGCAACGTTTCCGCGAACGCTTGCGGGAGCTCATCGAAGGGTATCTATAG
- a CDS encoding rhomboid family intramembrane serine protease: MRPQNVPVTMAVIAICVIVFAIDYLQGGALTNAGAVTPALVKGGEWWLLITGGFLHASVPHILFNMLALFQAGTFVEFAYGSPRYALIYVAGLIAGNLAVTVLSPAPAIGASGAIMGVFGAMVVLGFKLPAMRGPLLRAAGFPILLTLANGFINPYISWQAHVGGLLGGALVAQVLTPARASLFQPAAVVPEDEV, encoded by the coding sequence GTGAGACCGCAAAACGTTCCCGTCACGATGGCGGTCATCGCCATCTGCGTGATCGTGTTCGCCATCGATTACCTGCAGGGCGGCGCGCTCACGAACGCCGGGGCGGTCACGCCGGCTCTCGTCAAAGGCGGCGAGTGGTGGCTGCTGATCACCGGCGGGTTCTTGCACGCAAGCGTGCCGCACATCTTGTTCAATATGCTCGCGCTGTTCCAAGCAGGAACGTTCGTCGAGTTCGCGTACGGCAGCCCGCGTTACGCGCTCATCTATGTCGCCGGATTGATCGCGGGCAACCTCGCCGTGACGGTCCTCAGCCCGGCGCCGGCCATCGGCGCGTCGGGGGCGATCATGGGTGTTTTCGGTGCGATGGTGGTGCTCGGTTTCAAGCTGCCGGCCATGCGCGGCCCGCTCTTGCGCGCGGCCGGCTTTCCTATTCTCCTGACGCTGGCCAATGGTTTCATCAATCCGTACATATCGTGGCAGGCGCACGTGGGCGGTCTGCTCGGCGGCGCGCTCGTCGCGCAGGTCCTCACACCGGCTCGGGCGTCGCTCTTCCAACCCGCCGCGGTTGTTCCCGAAGACGAAGTGTAG
- a CDS encoding glycosyltransferase family 1 protein — protein sequence MLLVPHLFPGLLRTRLTEEVGAEGFSVARRASAARLGLDLVWYPWNGMTWIAPGRRVATVHDVWPFASPSADPRIRRNEQAPFLQTAANADRIVADSAFTKSEIIRLLSVDAGKIDVVHLGVDVDLASAVAPASPPPGLKRYALFVGEAEPRKDLATLLSAMAQLPDDVRHATGLVVAGRATPDAQARSFSVTYEGEVGDERLGALYAGAAAFVFPSTYEGFGLPVLEAMAFGAPVIASNAASVPEAGGDAALYFRAGDSSALARAIAEVLSDERLAATLRAAGKQRAAHMTSRRTADQTLEIFQKMISRG from the coding sequence GTGCTTCTGGTTCCGCATCTTTTCCCCGGTTTGTTGCGCACGCGCCTGACCGAGGAGGTCGGCGCCGAGGGTTTTTCGGTGGCGCGACGCGCGAGCGCCGCGCGACTCGGTCTGGACCTTGTGTGGTATCCGTGGAACGGCATGACGTGGATCGCGCCGGGCCGCCGCGTCGCGACCGTGCACGACGTTTGGCCTTTCGCGTCGCCTTCGGCCGACCCGCGCATTCGCCGCAACGAGCAGGCGCCGTTTTTGCAGACGGCTGCCAACGCCGACCGCATCGTCGCCGATTCGGCATTCACCAAATCTGAGATCATCAGGTTGTTGTCAGTCGATGCCGGCAAGATCGATGTGGTCCACTTGGGAGTCGACGTCGACTTGGCGAGCGCGGTGGCACCGGCCAGCCCGCCTCCTGGACTCAAGCGCTACGCGCTGTTCGTCGGCGAAGCTGAGCCGCGCAAAGACCTTGCGACGCTGCTCTCAGCGATGGCGCAGTTGCCGGATGATGTGCGGCACGCGACCGGGCTCGTCGTCGCCGGCAGGGCGACGCCTGACGCTCAGGCGCGCAGTTTCAGCGTGACGTACGAGGGCGAAGTCGGCGATGAGCGGCTTGGGGCTTTGTATGCGGGCGCCGCCGCATTCGTTTTTCCATCGACGTACGAGGGCTTCGGCTTGCCGGTGCTCGAGGCCATGGCGTTCGGCGCTCCGGTGATCGCTTCGAACGCGGCAAGCGTGCCCGAAGCGGGCGGCGACGCGGCTCTCTATTTCCGGGCCGGCGATTCGTCGGCACTGGCGCGTGCCATCGCGGAAGTGCTCAGCGACGAGCGCCTAGCCGCAACCTTGCGCGCAGCGGGCAAACAGCGCGCCGCGCATATGACGTCGCGCCGCACGGCCGATCAAACGTTGGAGATTTTTCAGAAGATGATTTCCCGGGGCTAA